One genomic segment of Rhizobium gallicum bv. gallicum R602sp includes these proteins:
- a CDS encoding Arc family DNA-binding protein, protein MTKKPTEAVKRHPLNVRTTKEMRERIEAAAAASGRSMVQEVEFRLERSFDLEKVIEDAMGGPQMRQKVTLMIAAFGHNGGMMAHALGHPEWTATEWMREPQCYRAAVFGVFEALLVAQPKAGWEKDEVYLAIESLKGRVASHLANAGLLKFENEDEEKEPTT, encoded by the coding sequence ATGACAAAGAAGCCAACCGAAGCGGTAAAGCGCCATCCGCTCAATGTGCGCACGACGAAGGAAATGCGGGAGCGGATCGAGGCGGCAGCCGCCGCAAGCGGGCGATCGATGGTGCAGGAAGTAGAGTTCCGTCTAGAGCGCTCGTTTGACCTGGAAAAGGTAATCGAGGACGCCATGGGCGGCCCGCAGATGCGCCAGAAGGTCACTCTGATGATCGCGGCCTTTGGTCACAACGGCGGCATGATGGCGCACGCGCTCGGCCATCCCGAATGGACTGCCACCGAGTGGATGCGGGAACCGCAATGCTATCGCGCGGCTGTCTTCGGCGTCTTTGAAGCGCTCCTCGTCGCGCAGCCAAAAGCGGGATGGGAAAAGGATGAGGTGTATCTCGCAATCGAATCCCTGAAAGGCCGCGTGGCCAGCCATCTTGCGAACGCTGGCCTACTCAAGTTTGAAAACGAGGACGAAGAGAAGGAACCGACCACATGA
- a CDS encoding ATP-binding protein: MQGQASAQATAAADVVTTFGAFFLYPGRHLLLKGDEPVTIGSRALDLLIALTERAGELVTKDELIARAWPNAIVEESNLRAQIALLRRVLGDDQAAARFIAAVPSRGYRFIAPLSHSQVEKRADATAAPNNLPRQLTRPIGRDEAIKVVEGRFQRFRLVTIVGPGGIGKTTVAISVAEQMLSSYEHGLCFLDLAPLTNSQLLPSILASELRLPETSGDPTASLIPYLREKRLLLVLDSCELVLDATARLAETLLREAPQINILATSREALRVEGESVYRLPPLEMPPLAAGLTAADALEFPAIRLFVERATSSGSEYRFDDDEAPLVTHICRQLDGIALAIELAAGRVEAFGTRGIAELLNDHLRLLTGGRRTALPRHQTLAAMIDWSYEALPEGEQTVLRRLAIFAGDFGREAADALAEDIECDVSTQLAHLVAKSLVAADARGKVARYRVLDTTRSYVLHKLRQKGEFDGVMRRLANYLCDALKRSHEEVEALSSDEWLLRYGPHINNVRFVLEWAYADGDDVEIGSAVTVAAIPVWYQLSLVDECLTSVRRALLGIAPGERRDEQARQIMQLYRALGLSQAFKVGFAPQAPAAFAKALEISEQLGDVDAQAEALWGLWFAQVGMGEYRASLGNAERFLALAQTGLDRFIGDRMLSMTLFCMGDFRSARRHADLMLAHDVSAETASATSVRFRFGQSVSARIQPAQLLWLQGFPNQAIWAVEAAVEAARVSGHAISLCEALARWSCPVLVHIGELAAADSAITELLDLAKVNALGPWEVFGRCWKAALLIQRGLSESGVPLLRNGLAELRQVKLFTLYNVRFLGFLADGLSSLGQHAEALALVEEAIRASVEKEELWCIAELYRLNGEILRRGGGGMERAEQCFLQSIDLARRQDALSWELRAIISLVHLTRDRGDPAHARLLLAAVYDRFTEGFDTADMRAAEALLAGTS; this comes from the coding sequence ATGCAAGGGCAAGCTTCAGCACAGGCAACGGCTGCGGCCGATGTAGTGACCACGTTCGGTGCATTCTTCCTCTACCCAGGGCGACATCTTCTGCTCAAAGGCGATGAGCCTGTCACAATCGGCTCCCGAGCGCTCGACCTCCTCATCGCGTTGACGGAGCGAGCGGGCGAACTTGTGACGAAGGATGAATTGATCGCGCGGGCCTGGCCAAACGCCATAGTCGAGGAGTCGAACCTCCGAGCGCAAATCGCCTTGCTTCGAAGGGTGCTCGGCGACGACCAGGCCGCTGCGCGCTTCATCGCCGCCGTCCCATCGAGAGGCTATCGGTTCATCGCTCCACTCTCTCATTCCCAAGTCGAGAAAAGGGCCGACGCGACAGCCGCGCCGAACAATCTCCCAAGGCAGCTTACACGCCCGATCGGACGTGACGAAGCCATCAAGGTCGTGGAAGGCCGATTTCAACGATTTCGTCTGGTCACCATCGTTGGACCGGGCGGCATCGGAAAGACGACCGTTGCCATCAGTGTGGCAGAACAAATGTTGTCATCGTACGAGCATGGCCTATGCTTTTTGGACCTAGCGCCGCTTACGAATTCTCAGCTCCTGCCTTCAATCCTGGCTTCGGAGCTTCGGCTTCCGGAGACATCGGGTGATCCGACCGCGAGCCTTATCCCATACCTCCGTGAAAAGCGTCTTCTGCTCGTGCTTGACAGCTGCGAACTCGTCCTTGACGCAACGGCCCGCCTCGCGGAGACCCTGCTCCGGGAAGCGCCCCAGATCAATATACTCGCCACCAGCCGCGAAGCGCTGCGGGTGGAAGGCGAAAGCGTGTATAGGCTCCCGCCTCTCGAAATGCCGCCGCTGGCAGCGGGTCTGACGGCCGCAGACGCATTGGAGTTTCCCGCGATCCGCTTGTTCGTCGAACGGGCGACCTCGTCCGGGAGCGAATACAGGTTTGACGACGACGAAGCGCCCCTCGTCACGCACATATGCCGACAGCTCGATGGGATCGCCCTCGCGATCGAGCTCGCCGCCGGACGGGTAGAAGCATTCGGCACGCGTGGGATCGCGGAACTTCTGAATGATCATCTGCGGTTGCTGACTGGCGGACGCCGCACAGCTCTTCCTCGCCACCAAACGTTGGCTGCGATGATCGACTGGAGCTACGAAGCACTTCCGGAAGGGGAGCAGACGGTTTTGCGTCGACTCGCCATATTCGCGGGTGACTTTGGGCGGGAAGCGGCAGATGCCCTTGCAGAGGACATCGAGTGCGATGTTTCCACCCAGCTGGCACACCTGGTCGCCAAATCCCTCGTGGCGGCCGACGCTCGCGGCAAGGTCGCACGATACCGCGTACTCGATACGACTCGGTCGTACGTCTTGCACAAATTACGGCAGAAAGGTGAGTTCGATGGCGTTATGCGACGCCTTGCGAACTATCTGTGCGATGCTCTCAAGCGTTCGCATGAGGAAGTCGAAGCCCTCTCGAGCGACGAATGGTTGTTAAGGTATGGCCCTCACATCAACAACGTTCGCTTCGTTCTGGAATGGGCCTACGCAGATGGTGACGACGTTGAGATCGGGTCAGCAGTAACGGTTGCCGCCATCCCCGTCTGGTATCAGCTCTCTCTGGTCGACGAGTGTCTAACGAGCGTCCGACGCGCGCTGCTCGGCATCGCCCCGGGAGAGCGAAGAGACGAGCAGGCTCGTCAAATCATGCAGCTCTACAGAGCGCTCGGGCTCTCGCAGGCTTTCAAGGTCGGCTTCGCGCCACAGGCTCCGGCCGCGTTCGCCAAGGCGTTGGAGATATCGGAACAACTGGGCGACGTAGACGCCCAGGCGGAGGCTCTTTGGGGCTTGTGGTTCGCACAGGTGGGCATGGGTGAATATAGAGCATCGCTTGGAAATGCAGAACGGTTCTTGGCACTCGCTCAAACCGGCCTTGATCGATTCATCGGCGACCGCATGCTCAGCATGACGCTTTTCTGCATGGGGGATTTCCGAAGTGCCCGTCGTCACGCCGATCTTATGCTGGCCCATGATGTCTCAGCTGAAACCGCCTCCGCGACTTCGGTGCGCTTCAGGTTCGGTCAATCGGTGTCGGCGCGAATCCAACCCGCCCAGCTCCTGTGGTTGCAAGGCTTCCCGAACCAGGCAATCTGGGCGGTCGAGGCCGCCGTCGAGGCCGCGCGTGTCTCCGGCCACGCGATCTCATTGTGTGAAGCGTTGGCGCGGTGGTCATGTCCGGTTCTTGTCCATATCGGCGAACTGGCGGCAGCGGATTCGGCGATCACCGAGCTTCTCGACTTGGCGAAAGTAAACGCCCTCGGCCCATGGGAGGTTTTTGGTCGCTGCTGGAAGGCGGCGCTGCTGATCCAGCGAGGCCTTTCCGAGAGCGGCGTTCCTCTTCTCCGCAATGGGTTGGCGGAACTGCGCCAGGTCAAGCTCTTCACTCTCTACAATGTAAGATTTCTCGGTTTCCTTGCCGACGGCTTGTCTTCTCTTGGACAACACGCTGAGGCGCTGGCGCTGGTGGAGGAGGCGATCAGGGCAAGCGTAGAGAAGGAGGAACTCTGGTGCATCGCGGAACTCTACCGTTTGAATGGAGAGATTCTGCGGCGCGGTGGCGGCGGCATGGAGAGGGCCGAGCAATGCTTTCTCCAATCCATCGACCTGGCGCGCCGGCAGGACGCGTTGTCATGGGAGCTCAGGGCGATCATAAGTCTAGTGCATCTGACGCGTGATCGGGGCGACCCAGCCCACGCGCGTCTGCTACTGGCCGCAGTCTATGACCGGTTCACCGAAGGTTTCGACACGGCCGACATGAGGGCAGCCGAGGCCTTGTTGGCCGGGACCTCCTGA
- a CDS encoding zinc-dependent alcohol dehydrogenase family protein, which yields MDALVLTETNSDFVRTSMVRPTPAAGEVLVRVKASSVNPLDLKIKSGQAPHARHPLPAILGIDVAGVVEAVGPGVTAFRPQDEVFGMTGGVGGLQGSLATFVAVDADLLALKPTNLTMREAAALPLVFITAWEGLVDRAQVQARQKVLVLGAGGVGHVAIQIARAFGAEVFAVDKAAKHSQIEELCATAIDRHQTTVEEYVKDHTCGRGFDVVYDTVGGAGIDAAFNAVSRFGHVVSCLGWGTHSLGPLSFRAASYSGVFTLLPILTGEGRAHHGTILREAKRLAEAGKITPLLDPRRFSFETIAKAYAEIDNRTANGKIVIDVGD from the coding sequence ATGGACGCGCTCGTCCTGACCGAAACAAACTCGGACTTTGTCCGCACGAGCATGGTCCGTCCGACACCTGCGGCGGGCGAGGTTCTTGTCCGCGTCAAGGCGAGCAGCGTCAATCCTCTCGATCTCAAGATCAAAAGTGGCCAAGCACCACATGCCCGGCACCCCCTGCCGGCTATTTTAGGGATCGACGTGGCGGGAGTCGTCGAGGCCGTCGGACCCGGCGTGACGGCCTTCAGGCCGCAGGACGAGGTTTTCGGCATGACGGGTGGTGTGGGCGGCCTGCAGGGTTCACTTGCGACCTTCGTTGCCGTTGACGCGGATTTGCTGGCTCTCAAGCCCACCAACCTGACAATGCGGGAAGCTGCCGCTTTACCGCTGGTCTTCATCACCGCTTGGGAAGGCCTCGTGGATCGCGCCCAGGTACAGGCGCGGCAGAAGGTGCTCGTCCTCGGTGCAGGCGGCGTCGGCCATGTGGCGATCCAGATCGCGCGAGCTTTCGGAGCCGAGGTGTTCGCCGTCGACAAGGCCGCCAAGCATAGTCAGATCGAGGAGCTCTGCGCCACCGCGATCGACCGTCATCAGACGACCGTCGAGGAGTACGTGAAAGACCACACGTGCGGACGCGGCTTCGACGTCGTCTACGACACCGTGGGCGGGGCCGGGATCGACGCCGCGTTCAACGCAGTGAGCCGCTTCGGCCACGTCGTCAGTTGCCTCGGTTGGGGCACTCACTCGCTCGGTCCCTTGTCCTTCCGGGCCGCAAGCTACTCGGGCGTCTTCACGCTCCTGCCGATCTTGACCGGGGAAGGCCGCGCCCATCATGGAACGATCCTGCGCGAAGCCAAACGCCTTGCCGAAGCCGGGAAGATCACCCCTCTCCTCGATCCGCGCCGCTTCAGTTTCGAGACAATCGCAAAAGCCTATGCCGAAATCGACAACCGCACTGCCAACGGAAAGATTGTCATCGACGTCGGCGACTAG
- a CDS encoding XRE family transcriptional regulator — protein MAKAVSLPGIQPALLKWARESAHLSTEEVAGRLKKAVEEIDAWESGADAPSYAQLEKLAYELYKRPLAIFFLPSPPKEPRPEAEFRALPDTDLRNLRRDTVLLIRRAHAYQASLVELFGGRSPAVEPLWKRVDLDASKPSAQQAAAVRALLGVPAPGARDWGAPDGEEALKVWRKAIEGGGVFVFKDTFKQKEISGFCLEHPELPVMMINNSTTKTRQIFSLLHELAHILMSRRAISTFDEAPLNRLSPAEQKIERFCNQIAADILVPAQDFAAQVAALPQNVEGLPSDIFAALAARYRVSREVILRRFRDADRVSQGFYEKRKREWDGQKVDKGGTGGDFYNTKGAYLSERLMSEVFARYGRRQISVDEAADFIGVKPKQVDELEGRFLRGMAA, from the coding sequence ATTCAACCGGCGCTCCTAAAATGGGCGCGGGAATCGGCGCACCTTTCTACTGAAGAAGTTGCCGGGCGTCTCAAGAAGGCGGTCGAAGAGATCGACGCTTGGGAGTCTGGGGCAGATGCGCCGTCGTACGCGCAGCTTGAGAAGCTTGCCTATGAACTTTACAAGCGACCATTAGCGATTTTCTTCCTGCCGTCACCGCCCAAAGAACCTAGGCCAGAGGCTGAGTTCCGCGCTCTGCCGGATACCGACCTACGCAATCTGCGCCGCGACACTGTGTTGCTAATCCGACGCGCACACGCGTACCAGGCGTCTCTTGTCGAGCTATTTGGTGGGCGCTCGCCTGCAGTCGAACCCTTATGGAAGCGTGTGGACTTGGACGCATCGAAGCCCAGCGCGCAGCAAGCCGCCGCGGTGCGCGCCTTGCTTGGTGTTCCCGCGCCTGGCGCCCGTGACTGGGGTGCACCAGACGGCGAGGAGGCGCTGAAGGTTTGGCGAAAAGCGATCGAGGGTGGAGGCGTTTTCGTATTCAAAGATACCTTCAAGCAGAAGGAGATATCGGGCTTCTGCTTAGAACATCCTGAATTGCCCGTAATGATGATCAATAACAGCACCACAAAAACGCGACAAATTTTCAGTTTGCTGCACGAGTTGGCCCATATCCTAATGAGCCGGCGCGCGATAAGCACTTTCGATGAAGCGCCCTTAAATCGGTTATCACCTGCAGAGCAGAAGATAGAGCGCTTCTGCAATCAGATCGCTGCCGATATACTGGTTCCTGCTCAAGATTTCGCTGCGCAGGTGGCCGCTCTCCCGCAAAATGTGGAAGGTCTTCCGTCAGATATTTTTGCTGCCCTTGCTGCGCGCTATCGCGTAAGCCGCGAGGTTATTCTGCGGCGGTTTCGCGATGCAGATCGCGTCAGTCAAGGCTTCTATGAGAAGCGCAAGCGCGAGTGGGACGGCCAAAAGGTCGACAAGGGAGGCACTGGCGGGGACTTCTATAACACCAAAGGTGCCTATCTGAGCGAACGGCTTATGAGCGAGGTGTTTGCTCGCTATGGCCGACGCCAGATCAGCGTAGACGAAGCCGCCGACTTTATCGGTGTGAAGCCCAAGCAGGTCGACGAGTTGGAAGGCCGGTTCCTGCGCGGCATGGCTGCATGA
- a CDS encoding alpha/beta fold hydrolase yields MNSIKTKDGAQIFYKDWGTGQPIVFHHGWPLSSDDWDNQMLFFLGKGFRVIAHDRRGHGRSSQTSGGNDMNTYAADVAALVEALDLRDAIHIGHSTGGGEVTRYVARHGKGRVAKAVLISAIPPLMVKSAKNPGGLPIEVFDGYRAALAANRAQLYLDIASGPFYGFNRPGAAISEGTIRNWWRQGMMGGANAHYECIKVFSETDFTEDLQVIDVPVLVMHGSDDQVVPIADSAELSIKLLKNGKLKVYGGYPHGMFTTHADVINADLLAFIKA; encoded by the coding sequence ATGAACAGCATCAAAACCAAAGACGGCGCGCAGATTTTCTACAAGGACTGGGGAACCGGGCAGCCGATCGTGTTCCACCACGGGTGGCCGCTGAGCAGCGACGACTGGGACAACCAGATGCTGTTCTTCCTCGGCAAGGGTTTCCGGGTCATCGCCCACGACCGAAGGGGCCACGGCCGCTCCAGCCAAACTTCGGGCGGCAACGACATGAACACCTACGCGGCCGACGTCGCCGCGCTCGTCGAGGCGCTCGACCTCCGGGATGCGATCCATATCGGCCATTCGACGGGCGGCGGCGAGGTGACCAGATACGTCGCCCGGCACGGCAAAGGCCGGGTCGCCAAAGCGGTGCTCATCTCAGCCATTCCGCCCTTGATGGTCAAGTCGGCGAAGAACCCCGGCGGACTTCCCATCGAAGTCTTTGACGGTTACCGCGCGGCTCTGGCGGCCAACCGGGCGCAGCTCTATCTCGATATCGCGAGCGGCCCGTTCTACGGCTTCAACCGCCCCGGCGCGGCCATCTCCGAAGGCACGATCCGCAATTGGTGGCGTCAGGGGATGATGGGCGGGGCGAACGCGCACTACGAGTGCATCAAAGTCTTTTCGGAGACGGATTTCACCGAAGACCTCCAGGTCATCGACGTTCCGGTCCTGGTGATGCATGGCAGCGACGACCAGGTGGTGCCGATCGCGGACTCCGCCGAACTCTCCATCAAGCTACTCAAGAACGGGAAACTCAAGGTCTACGGCGGCTACCCGCATGGAATGTTCACGACCCACGCCGACGTGATCAATGCGGATCTGCTGGCTTTCATCAAAGCGTGA
- a CDS encoding tautomerase family protein: MPFVNVKLVDGVFTPEEKHAMAKALTDVIVKFEGSEAFREVVWVLIEELHTDGWHIGGRPFEGPKSLMTTLSKSKDIVEVIDGAPTTRKEWAAAAPVLG, from the coding sequence ATGCCATTCGTCAATGTCAAACTGGTCGACGGCGTATTCACGCCGGAAGAGAAACACGCGATGGCCAAGGCCCTGACCGACGTCATCGTCAAGTTCGAAGGCTCTGAGGCCTTTCGCGAGGTGGTCTGGGTCCTTATCGAGGAACTTCATACGGACGGCTGGCACATCGGCGGCAGGCCGTTCGAGGGGCCAAAGTCATTGATGACGACGCTTTCGAAATCCAAGGACATCGTCGAAGTGATCGACGGCGCGCCCACCACCCGGAAAGAGTGGGCCGCGGCAGCGCCAGTTTTGGGCTGA
- a CDS encoding helix-turn-helix domain-containing protein, producing the protein MKAFAAWKLDLLDRMSADHRLTATDFRVAYRLFSYMDAESGNCFPRQETIAADVDVTDRTVRNALANLRACDWLEIEERALPKGRGKSNFYRFRDATTGTRVPVIDATTGTTNPVNDTTTGNLAQDFRKTASGASIDEHVGRNTLNRESTKRAPRAHPLPEDFKPDLRVAHAAGMEQAEAQRQAALFLDHYRGNGKPMRDWNAAWRNWIRRVPDFASRPNGPDRQQGRPPHIADQAYEDARQAFVREHQGGLSDDGVEPADDPAGYLPPGVRQ; encoded by the coding sequence ATGAAAGCCTTCGCCGCTTGGAAGCTGGACTTGCTCGACCGCATGTCGGCTGACCACCGCCTGACGGCGACCGATTTCCGGGTGGCTTATCGCCTGTTTTCCTACATGGACGCGGAAAGCGGCAATTGCTTTCCGAGGCAAGAAACAATCGCCGCCGATGTTGATGTGACGGATCGCACGGTCCGGAACGCGCTCGCCAATCTCCGCGCTTGCGATTGGCTCGAAATCGAAGAACGGGCGCTCCCAAAGGGCCGGGGCAAATCGAATTTTTATCGTTTTCGGGACGCGACCACCGGCACTAGAGTTCCGGTAATCGATGCGACCACCGGCACCACAAATCCGGTGAACGATACGACCACAGGAAATTTGGCGCAGGACTTCCGGAAGACAGCTTCCGGCGCCTCTATAGATGAACACGTTGGAAGGAACACGTTGAATCGAGAGAGCACGAAACGCGCTCCGCGAGCCCACCCCCTTCCTGAGGATTTCAAACCGGATTTGCGAGTCGCTCATGCCGCTGGCATGGAACAGGCTGAGGCCCAGCGACAGGCTGCCCTCTTTCTCGACCACTACCGCGGCAACGGAAAGCCAATGCGCGACTGGAATGCCGCGTGGCGCAACTGGATTCGCCGCGTGCCGGATTTCGCGAGCCGCCCCAACGGGCCGGATCGCCAGCAAGGCCGCCCACCCCACATTGCCGACCAAGCTTACGAAGATGCCCGCCAAGCGTTCGTGAGAGAACATCAAGGAGGACTTTCCGATGACGGCGTCGAACCTGCCGACGATCCAGCCGGATATCTACCGCCCGGCGTCCGACAGTGA
- a CDS encoding phage major capsid protein, translating to MRTAVAVPTSSPIESAGIAQIARIKGLAALGRGDTYDLAEQLGSSRVRKAVSAMTTGNTPDMLDMNVIVGAFLQTMRNSSVFLRLLDSMVRVPFRSRISLVATDATSWTVGEGKPIPVTNATLDQLLLTPQKAAALLVVTEELLRGTQSERNLTLALRRALAAAVDLRFLSTAIGAGTPTFPSVGPTAADAVADVKQLLDAVQPTSESSLMFVTAPDVQRAGATITNASGAFQFPNLTPTGGEILGIPAMPSDQMIDGTMALIDATRIAGETGTIQVDASDQATIEMLDSALVQDATTGTPAPGLVSMFQANSVAIRALLDFDAQVVRENAVAQVTGIAWA from the coding sequence ATGCGCACCGCCGTAGCCGTTCCAACGTCCTCGCCAATCGAATCTGCGGGCATTGCCCAGATCGCCCGCATCAAGGGCCTCGCCGCTCTCGGCCGTGGCGACACTTACGATCTCGCCGAACAGTTAGGCAGCAGCCGCGTTCGGAAGGCCGTCAGCGCCATGACGACCGGCAACACGCCCGACATGCTCGACATGAATGTGATCGTCGGCGCCTTCCTCCAGACGATGCGGAACAGTTCAGTCTTCCTCCGGCTACTCGACAGCATGGTTCGGGTTCCCTTCAGGTCGCGGATTTCGCTCGTGGCAACCGACGCGACAAGCTGGACCGTCGGTGAAGGCAAGCCCATCCCTGTAACCAACGCCACGCTCGATCAGCTTCTCCTCACGCCGCAGAAGGCCGCAGCACTTCTCGTCGTCACCGAAGAGCTGCTACGCGGCACACAAAGCGAACGTAACTTAACGCTGGCTCTACGCCGCGCTCTGGCTGCCGCTGTCGATCTGCGCTTCCTGAGCACGGCAATCGGCGCTGGCACGCCGACATTCCCCTCTGTGGGTCCGACGGCCGCCGATGCGGTCGCAGACGTCAAGCAGCTGCTCGATGCTGTTCAGCCCACCTCGGAATCGTCCCTGATGTTCGTTACGGCCCCAGACGTCCAGCGGGCCGGAGCGACGATCACCAACGCCTCGGGTGCCTTCCAATTCCCTAACCTGACGCCAACGGGCGGCGAAATCCTTGGCATCCCAGCCATGCCATCCGATCAGATGATCGACGGTACTATGGCGCTGATCGACGCAACCCGCATTGCTGGTGAAACCGGCACTATCCAAGTTGATGCATCGGATCAGGCCACAATCGAAATGCTCGACAGCGCACTTGTGCAGGACGCTACCACCGGAACGCCGGCACCTGGCCTCGTATCGATGTTTCAAGCAAACAGCGTCGCGATCCGCGCCTTGCTCGATTTCGACGCCCAGGTGGTGCGTGAAAATGCTGTCGCTCAGGTGACCGGCATCGCGTGGGCTTGA
- a CDS encoding tyrosine-type recombinase/integrase has translation MKGHIRERSPGKWAIVIDLPDPETGKRRRKWHSVHGTKRQAETECARLIAELDGGNYIEPAKTTVREYFVEWLKLEKANVSPKTHQRYEELLLKNVAPVLGSITLNKLTAAKIDAAWGQLLESGRRDGKGGLSPRTVHHCRRVMLTAMDQAMKWDLLKKNPVALTRPPKVERQKMEAYTAPQTAVMLDDLRKSRVFVPALLAALCGLRRGEILALRWRDVDLANAVLAVRESAEQVGTEVRYKETKSGKARTVALSSTVLEELKRHRLAQAEEQLKLGMRPRDDSFVVAQVDGKPLKPVSLTHEWTRLLAKTSLPRIRFHDLRHSHATQLLAAGVHPKIASERLGHSTVGITLDLYSHVMPGMQANAAEQVDAAIKAAKKPAVE, from the coding sequence ATGAAAGGTCATATCCGCGAAAGGTCGCCTGGAAAGTGGGCCATCGTAATCGATCTCCCTGATCCTGAGACAGGGAAGCGGCGGCGAAAATGGCACAGCGTTCACGGGACGAAGCGCCAAGCCGAGACCGAATGCGCACGCCTGATAGCCGAACTGGACGGCGGAAACTATATCGAACCCGCCAAGACAACTGTGCGAGAGTATTTTGTCGAATGGCTTAAGCTTGAGAAAGCGAACGTTTCGCCTAAGACACATCAGCGCTACGAAGAACTGCTTTTGAAGAACGTGGCGCCCGTCCTCGGCTCGATCACGCTGAACAAGCTCACCGCGGCGAAGATTGATGCCGCCTGGGGCCAATTGCTTGAGAGCGGCAGACGTGACGGAAAGGGAGGCTTGTCACCTCGCACCGTCCATCACTGCCGGCGGGTAATGCTCACGGCGATGGACCAAGCGATGAAGTGGGATCTGCTGAAGAAGAACCCTGTCGCATTGACGAGGCCGCCGAAGGTCGAACGCCAGAAGATGGAGGCCTACACAGCGCCGCAGACGGCCGTCATGCTCGATGACCTGCGCAAAAGCCGAGTATTTGTGCCGGCGCTCCTGGCGGCGCTCTGTGGGCTCAGGAGAGGTGAAATCCTTGCGCTGCGCTGGCGAGATGTCGATTTGGCGAATGCCGTCCTTGCGGTCAGGGAGAGCGCTGAGCAGGTTGGAACGGAAGTCAGGTACAAAGAGACCAAATCAGGCAAGGCGCGCACTGTTGCGCTGTCGTCGACCGTTTTGGAGGAATTGAAGCGTCACCGGCTCGCCCAGGCGGAAGAGCAGCTAAAGCTCGGTATGCGACCGAGGGATGATTCGTTCGTGGTGGCACAGGTCGACGGCAAGCCCCTGAAGCCCGTTTCGCTGACCCACGAATGGACGAGGCTGCTTGCGAAAACCTCCCTGCCCCGCATTCGCTTTCATGATCTCCGGCACTCGCATGCGACGCAGCTTCTTGCGGCCGGCGTTCATCCGAAGATCGCCAGTGAAAGGCTGGGCCATTCGACGGTTGGCATCACCCTTGATCTTTATTCGCATGTCATGCCGGGAATGCAGGCAAATGCTGCAGAGCAAGTTGACGCCGCAATCAAAGCTGCTAAAAAGCCAGCCGTCGAGTGA
- a CDS encoding PIN domain-containing protein, with product MIYIVDTSSFRELERYYSEVFPTFWKLFQAEVDGGVVVSVREVLRELEACPETNVIAWAKNNSKIFNPPTPAEAEFVGQIFAVPHFQQLISSKAQMTGQPVADPFLIAAAKACSGTVVTQERLKPNSAKIPNVCEHFGIACTTFEGFLKAKGWSF from the coding sequence ATGATTTATATTGTGGACACGAGCAGCTTTCGCGAGCTTGAGCGATACTACAGTGAGGTATTTCCAACTTTCTGGAAGCTGTTCCAGGCAGAGGTGGATGGCGGTGTCGTTGTGTCCGTCCGCGAGGTATTACGCGAACTTGAGGCGTGCCCCGAGACAAATGTAATAGCGTGGGCCAAGAATAATTCGAAAATATTCAATCCTCCCACACCAGCCGAGGCGGAATTCGTCGGGCAAATTTTCGCAGTTCCTCATTTCCAACAGTTGATTTCTTCCAAAGCGCAAATGACTGGTCAGCCGGTTGCAGATCCTTTTCTAATTGCCGCCGCTAAGGCCTGCAGCGGCACCGTGGTAACCCAGGAACGTTTAAAACCAAACTCCGCAAAGATCCCAAATGTTTGCGAACATTTTGGAATTGCTTGTACGACTTTCGAGGGTTTCCTGAAAGCCAAAGGCTGGAGTTTCTGA